Genomic segment of Terriglobales bacterium:
CGGCGCTCTACCAGTTGCGGGAGTCGGGACGGGTGGAGCCGGCGGCGGCGCGCGCCTACTTCTATCCTCCGCCGCGGGTGGCGGTGGGAGCCCGGCTGCGGCGGCAGGGGCTGGCCTCGGCCATGATCGATCTCTCGGACGGCCTCTCCACCGACCTGGCCCACCTCTGCGAAGAGAGCGGGGTGGGCGCGGTGGTAAGCGAGTCCAGCATCCCGCGCGCCCACACTTCGCCCGCCGCCACCAGCACCCTGCACTTCGCCCTGCACGGCGGCGAGGACTACGAATTGCTGTTCACGGCCCGGCCGGACCGGAAGATCCCGCGCACCCTGGGCGGGGTGCGCCTCAGCCGCATCGGGGAGATCATCCGCGAGAAAAAGGTCTGGCTGATGGACAGCCACGGCCAGCGCAAGGCGCTGCTGCCGCGGGGCTGGGAGCACTTCTCATCGGATCATTGAGTCATCGGATCACTGAAAAGCAAGACGTCAGACCTCGGACGTCAGACGTCAGCGAAGAACCCAGATTCCTCGCTGCGCTCGGAATGACAACGACTGGAGCAGGGATTCATGGCGCGGACTCCCCGCCCGGTCACATCTCCTTGAGCAGTTTGAGCCAGCGCTCCCAGGCCTGGTCGTGGGCGGTCTTGTTGGCGGGATTGGTGTTGCCGGGGTCCTCGCCGGCACGCATGAAGCCGTGGCCGGCGCCCTCGTAGGTGACGGGATCGTACTTCTTGCCTGCCGCTTTCATGGCCTCGACGGTGCCGGGCACGGTGGCGCCGATGCGGGCGTCGTTGCCGGCGTAGAAGCCGTACACGGGAGCGGTGATGGAAGAGAGGTCCTGGGGAGGCGGGCCGTAGAAGACGAAGGCCGCGCTCAGGTCCTTGCGGTGGGTGGCGAAGCGGAAGGACTGGCCGCCGCCCCAGCAGAAGCCGGCCACCGCAATCTTGCCGTTGCCGGCGGGGAGGGTCTTGGCGTAGTCGGCCACCGCGTTGAGGTCGGCGGTGATGGTGTCGGGATCCAGCCCGGAGATGGCTTTCACGGCGTCCTGGGTGCTGGCGAAGTCGCTGCTGCCTCCGCCCTTGGGGCCGAAGCCGGAGAGCAGGTCGGGAGCAATAGCGACGTAGCCGTGGGCGGCCAGCTCGTCGGCGGCGCTGCGCGCCCAGTCAGTGAGCCCGAAGATCTCGTGGATCACGATCACCACCGGGGCCTTCTCTTTCCGCTCGGGATAGACCACGAAGGCCTGCACCGTGCGGTCGCCGTGCTTCACCGAGACCCACTCCTGGTGGCGCGGCGACTTTTCGAGGGATTGTTTGGCCCACTCCTGCGCCCACGCGCCGGGCAAGCTGAGGAGCAACACGCTGGCAATGAGGATGGTCTTCTTCATAGGGCGAAGAGTTTACCCCGGGTGGCGAAGGCGCCTCAACCGCCCGGCGGGATGGTGTGGATTCCAGCGGCCCGCTTAGACCCCGCGGGGCCGGCAGGATTACCATGGGACCGTGGTCGAGCGCGTT
This window contains:
- a CDS encoding dienelactone hydrolase family protein, whose translation is MKKTILIASVLLLSLPGAWAQEWAKQSLEKSPRHQEWVSVKHGDRTVQAFVVYPERKEKAPVVIVIHEIFGLTDWARSAADELAAHGYVAIAPDLLSGFGPKGGGSSDFASTQDAVKAISGLDPDTITADLNAVADYAKTLPAGNGKIAVAGFCWGGGQSFRFATHRKDLSAAFVFYGPPPQDLSSITAPVYGFYAGNDARIGATVPGTVEAMKAAGKKYDPVTYEGAGHGFMRAGEDPGNTNPANKTAHDQAWERWLKLLKEM